The following is a genomic window from Elusimicrobiota bacterium.
GGTTAGTTTTGTTTTTGTCCGGGCCGCAAGCTTAAGAAATTCATGGCAGGCGGAAACGCCTTCGGTCACCATGCCGATTTCCCGTTGGGCCGCCTCAAGCGTGTAACCTTGGGCCAGGAGACGTCCTAGGCGGGAATTTCGGGAATTATGCGAGAGGCTGGTGGTCAATAAATCGCCCAATCCGGCCGGGCCGTAAATCGTTTCGCGGCGTCCGCCCAGGCGCAAAGCCAAATCCGCGATTTCTTCCATGGCTCGCGTCAGGTAAAAAGCCTTGGTGTTGGCGGAAGCGCCCAGGGCGTCAAGAACGCCGTAGCCTAAGGCATAGATATTTTTCATAGCGCCGCCTAATTGGGCGCCGATGCTGTCCGGGGAGGTCCTGATCATGAACGAGCCGCGTTCAAAAAGCGTCTTTAAAGCATTCATCTTGGCCCCCGGCCGTCCGGCTAAAACTGCGACGGTCGGCGAGCCGTAAATTAATTCTTTGGCGATGGTCGGTCCGGAGAGAACGAACACGGATCCTGCCTCGAGTTTGAGCGTGCGCCGGGCCATCTCGCTCATGAGGGTTAATGTGGCGGGGTCAAGCCCTTTGCTGAGGATGAGGCAGGCGTAAGGTTTTTCAATTTTCAGCGGCGAGCCTTTTGTTTTTAATTTGCGGACCTTATCCTGAAGTTGGGCCAAGGCCTTGAGGGTGGCTGCGGCATAAGCGGAGCCCACCGCAACCACAAGCACATGGCGTTTGCTCAACGGCAAATGTTCCAGTCGCTCGACAATCTTGATCGTTTCCGGAACAACCGGTCCGCCCAAAGAGGGGTGGCGTCCCGTCAAGCGGATATGATCGCGCAAGCGTTCCAGGTATTCCCAGGCGTTGATTTCTTTGACTCCGTGGCGGGCCAAATGGATGGCCAGGGCTCCCCCCCATGCGCCGAAGCCCAAAAAGCTCAGGGGAAGATGGCCCGGCGGCATTAGGTTTTTTTGGCGAACAGAAGTTCTCGGCCGGTCAGGAGCCGTTTCATATTGGAGATATGGCGGATCAGAATGACCGCTCCGATAATAACGGACATAATGGCTAAGCTCGGCGGAGAGCCCAGGGCCAAACTGGTCGCCGGCAGAACAACCGCGGCCAGCATGGAACCGACCGAGATATGATTCGTCAGCGCCGCTCCCAGCAGAAAAGCGCCGGTCGCGCATAGGGTCGGTATAGGCAGAAGGCAGACGCAGACTCCGGCGCTCGTGGCTACGCCCTTGCCGCCTTTAAAACCTAAAAAGACGGTCCAATTGTGGCCGATGATGGCCAAGGCCCCGACCAACAGATGAAACCAGGTCAATTCCGGTTCGATGCTGACGGCCAGGTAGACGGGAAGGAATCCTTTGAGGATATCGCCGATGGCCGTCGCAAACCCGGGGATTTTCCCGCAGGTGCGATAAACGTTGGCTGCGCCCGGATTGCCTGAGCCGTGGCGCCTGATATCGATGCCTTTAGCGTATTTGGCGATGAGAAATCCCGAGGGGATGGCCCCCAAAAAATAGCCGCCGATGGCAACGATCCACAAGGTGATCATCATTGTGTTTTGGCGGCCAGGGTTTTTGTGCCCAGGGCCAGATAATCCGCGAATGAAACGAAGGTGATCGACGCGATGATGTACATAAGAAATTCAAGAATCATATTGAACATGGGGGTTTCCAAATTCGGGAAAGCCAATTTTGACATGACCAGAACAAAGAAAATCATTTGCGTGGCAATGGTCATTTTTCCGGACAAGCGCGGATTGGCTTTTAATTCTTGTTCTTTGATCAACCAGAGCAACCAACCCAGAAGAATAGCAAAATCCCGGCAGATAAGAAGAACGAACAGCCATTTCGGGATGGCGCCGACCAGCACGAAGGAGACATAAGTCGGAATTAAGAACGCCTTGTCCGCGAGGGGATCCAAAAAAGAGCCGATTTTGGTGATTTGACGGCGTTTGCGCGCAAAAAAACCGTCGAGCCCGTCCGTGATGGCGCTGGCCAAAAAGAAAATCAGGGCGGGAACATAGTGCGAATAAATGAGAAAAATCAGAAAAAACGGCGTCAGCGCGATGCGGATGATGGTGATTTTATTGGCTAAGGTCATGGTCCGGCCATTCCTTGGAGTTTTTTAATCTGCGCCGCAGGCGCCTGCCAATAAACGCGATAGTCCCCCTGTCTGTCGGTTTTAAATTCGATCACCCTGCCGAGTTTGTAGAGAAGAGAAACGAGATGCCCGTCTTTGGCCCGGATTCTCAATTTGGACTTGGGCCAGGTACCGATCAAAAGGTTTTCGATTCGCTTCATCAATTGATCGAAGCCTTCCCCGGTTTTCGAGGAGACGAGGAGATGCTCCGGGTAGCGTTTGGCGAGGTAGCGTTTTTCGTCCGGGGTTAATAAGTCGGCTTTGGTGAAGAGGCGAAGGGCCGGGTAATCGTCGACTTTGAATTCACCCAGAATCGTGTCCACGGCTTTGCGCCGTTTTTGAATCTCGGATTCCGAGTCCATCGGGTCATCAACGATGATCAGGCAGTCCGCCCAGCGAATCTCCTCAAGCGTGGCCCGGAAGCTGGCCACCAGATGAGTCGGCAGTTTTCGGATGAAACCCACGGTGTCGGTCACCAAGAGCGGCAGGCCGCCGGGAAGATAAATCCGTTTGGTCAAAGGATCGAGCGTGGCGAAAAGTCGATCATCAGCGTAGGCGGCCGCCGAGCCGTTTTGATGAGGGCCGAGCATTTTATTCAACAGCGACGATTTCCCCGCGTTCGTGTAGCCCACGAGCGCGGCTTGAGCGATGCCTTCGGCGAGGCGTTGGGCGCGCTGGGTTTCCCGCTCTTGTTGGACGCCGGCCAGCTGTTTTTTGATGTTTTGGATTTTGACCCTGATGCGCCGCCGGTCGTATTCCAAAGCGCGTTCGCCGGGACCCCTGGCCCCAATGCCGCCCAACTGCTGAGAGAGCCCGGCTCCCCGCCCGCTAAGGCGGGTCAGCATATAGGTGCTTTGCGCCAACTCAACCTGCAAAATGCCTTCCTTGGTGCGGGCGCGTTGAGCGAAAACGTCCAAAATCAGGCGCGTGCGGTCGATAATTTTCGTTCCGATGGCCTCTTCGAGATTGCGTTGCTGGGTGGGCGTCAATTCCTCATCAAAAACAACGGTGTGAATATCCAATCGCCGTACCATGGCCGCGATTTCTTCGGTTTTACCCTTGCCGATTAAGAGGGCCGGGTCCCTGGCCATGCGTTTTTGAATAATTTTTTTAACGGCTGCGCCTCCGGCGCTTTCAACCAGGCGTTCCAGCTCATCGAGAGAATCATCATCGAACCCGGTTTTCTTGGTCAATAACCCGACCAGAATGACCTTCTCCAGCGGGCGCAGCGTTTCTCTTAACGGCATGGCTGCGGTATTTTCCCCATAATGATTTGTTCGGCGCGCTCAAACATCAAGCGTTCATCGCGGTCCGATTCTTCATTGAATGAAATTTTGACGAGGTTCTTTTCTTTTTTAAACCAGGTTTCCTGGCGGCGGGCGTAGGCGAATTCAAGCTTGATCGAACGGGCGACGGTTTCTTCCCGGCTGATTCGTCCGTGGATCATGTCCCAGACCGGTTCGGCAGAAAGCGATTCAAAGACCGGCCATTGCCGGATGCTCTCGCCGTGCTTATTCTTCAAGCCGTTTAATTCTTCGGTCATGGATCCCAAGAACCTGCGAATGCGGCGTTCGATTCTTTGTTTGAGCGCGGA
Proteins encoded in this region:
- the hflX gene encoding GTPase HflX: MPLRETLRPLEKVILVGLLTKKTGFDDDSLDELERLVESAGGAAVKKIIQKRMARDPALLIGKGKTEEIAAMVRRLDIHTVVFDEELTPTQQRNLEEAIGTKIIDRTRLILDVFAQRARTKEGILQVELAQSTYMLTRLSGRGAGLSQQLGGIGARGPGERALEYDRRRIRVKIQNIKKQLAGVQQERETQRAQRLAEGIAQAALVGYTNAGKSSLLNKMLGPHQNGSAAAYADDRLFATLDPLTKRIYLPGGLPLLVTDTVGFIRKLPTHLVASFRATLEEIRWADCLIIVDDPMDSESEIQKRRKAVDTILGEFKVDDYPALRLFTKADLLTPDEKRYLAKRYPEHLLVSSKTGEGFDQLMKRIENLLIGTWPKSKLRIRAKDGHLVSLLYKLGRVIEFKTDRQGDYRVYWQAPAAQIKKLQGMAGP
- the plsY gene encoding glycerol-3-phosphate 1-O-acyltransferase PlsY, with the translated sequence MMITLWIVAIGGYFLGAIPSGFLIAKYAKGIDIRRHGSGNPGAANVYRTCGKIPGFATAIGDILKGFLPVYLAVSIEPELTWFHLLVGALAIIGHNWTVFLGFKGGKGVATSAGVCVCLLPIPTLCATGAFLLGAALTNHISVGSMLAAVVLPATSLALGSPPSLAIMSVIIGAVILIRHISNMKRLLTGRELLFAKKT
- a CDS encoding CDP-alcohol phosphatidyltransferase family protein, which gives rise to MTLANKITIIRIALTPFFLIFLIYSHYVPALIFFLASAITDGLDGFFARKRRQITKIGSFLDPLADKAFLIPTYVSFVLVGAIPKWLFVLLICRDFAILLGWLLWLIKEQELKANPRLSGKMTIATQMIFFVLVMSKLAFPNLETPMFNMILEFLMYIIASITFVSFADYLALGTKTLAAKTQ